One Brassica napus cultivar Da-Ae chromosome A5, Da-Ae, whole genome shotgun sequence DNA window includes the following coding sequences:
- the LOC111212545 gene encoding uncharacterized protein LOC111212545 — MEARVLGGDFRVLGEEVQDATMEDIGGKERPPGDPPDVPGSRVRKVVGCSEGGMPVPEEVVAEEFVESRLTLEFPNGEDGEPEITIGEEVLTTMNSLWKRCMIVRVLGRNVPILSLTRKLKELWKPKGSMYVMDLPRQFFMVRFEKEEEYMTALADGPWRAFGSYLMVQAWTPEFDPLKDEIDTTPVWVRLSHIPVNFYHKTILMGIAKGLGRPIKVDLTTLKFERARFARICVEVNLNKPLKGSVLINGERYFVSYEGISAICSKCGMYGHLVYTCPRSSTERAMVAVPTPVVTTHVNTVPVGMETEFTQVRHMRKKTDPQRQSGGTTQRNDGRDMMGKKMKEVRNGGSVEKINVSNRFGSLIGSGELEELRDDVGREGENKENENNVNLKVGGSSRVFEKVMAFAATGVKGNQSKAQPGLKEKKANNLRSLNLQRPKPKPAGPTRGLVYGPARGEMNLSLSGKRLRVEKENIGGRGGVFAGDGGGDGSEKKLEHGSDQRNIPEQLVSTENLITDGSELGEGESSEGVEA, encoded by the coding sequence ATGGAGGCTAGGGTTTTAGGAGgcgattttagggttttggggGAGGAAGTGCAAGATGCTACTATGGAAGATATAGGGGGGAAGGAGAGACCGCCGGGAGATCCGCCGGATGTCCCAGGCTCGAGGGTAAGGAAAGTCGTAGGGTGTAGTGAGGGAGGAATGCCAGTTCCGGAGGAAGTTGTGGCTGAAGAGTTTGTGGAATCGAGATTGACGTTGGAGTTTCCGAATGGGGAGGACGGAGAGCCGGAGATCACGATAGGAGAGGAGGTACTGACGACCATGAATAGTTTGTGGAAGAGATGCATGATCGTTAGGGTTTTGGGAAGGAATGTTCCTATTCTCAGTTTAACCCGAAAGTTGAAGGAGTTGTGGAAACCTAAAGGATCGATGTATGTCATGGATCTACCTAGGCAGTTCTTTATGGTGCGTTTTGAGAAGGAGGAGGAGTATATGACTGCGCTAGCTGATGGTCCGTGGAGGGCGTTTGGGAGCTATCTTATGGTGCAAGCTTGGACTCCGGAGTTTGATCCGCTGAAGGATGAGATAGATACGACGCCCGTTTGGGTTCGTCTCTCCCATATCCCGGTGAATTTTTATCATAAGACGATACTGATGGGAATTGCTAAGGGGCTAGGAAGACCGATTAAAGTCGACTTGACAACTCTGAAGTTTGAAAGAGCTAGGTTCGCGAGAATTTGTGTGGAGGTGAATCTGAACAAGCCTTTGAAAGGGTCAGTGCTGATTAATGGAGAGAGATATTTTGTATCTTATGAAGGAATATCTGCTATATGTTCGAAGTGTGGTATGTATGGGCATCTCGTATACACATGTCCACGGAGTAGTACGGAGCGAGCTATGGTTGCTGTGCCTACTCCAGTGGTCACGACACATGTGAACACTGTACCAGTGGGAATGGAAACAGAGTTTACGCAAGTAAGACATATGAGGAAAAAGACTGACCCACAAAGACAGTCAGGAGGGACTACGCAGAGGAATGATGGGAGAGACAtgatggggaagaagatgaaggaagTACGTAATGGTGGTTCCGTTGAGAAGATTAATGTGTCGAATCGGTTTGGGAGCTTAATAGGAAGTGGGGAGTTGGAGGAGCTACGAGATGATGTTGGGAGAGAGGgagaaaataaagagaatgagaACAACGTTAACCTAAAAGTCGGAGGTTCAAGTAGAGTGTTTGAGAAGGTAATGGCGTTTGCTGCAACTGGGGTCAAAGGGAACCAGTCGAAAGCCCAACCAGGCcttaaggagaagaaggcaAATAATTTGAGAAGTCTAAATCTTCAAAGGCCGAAACCCAAACCTGCAGGGCCCACGCGAGGCCTTGTTTATGGGCCAGCTAGAGGGGAGATGAACTTATCGTTAAGTGGAAAGAGATTGAGAGTTGAAAAAGAGAACATCGGAGGACGAGGAGGTGTTTTCGCCGGAGATGGAGGAGGAGATGGGAGCGAGAAGAAACTAGAGCACGGTAGTGATCAGAGAAACATACCGGAGCAGTTGGTTTCGACGGAAAACCTGATTACAGATGGATCAGAGCTTGGTGAGGGGGAAAGCTCGGAGGGTGTGGAGGCATAA
- the LOC125608910 gene encoding putative ubiquitin carboxyl-terminal hydrolase 11 — protein METHVPCTLEEERRIVTELISEAGDNLKEGNLYFVISNRWYTSWQRSSREPTRPGPIDNHDIIDTQSDASDPQLCRRLEEGVDYVLVPQQVWKKLVEWYKGGPTIQRKLICQRFQSYSVEVYPLCLKLTDSRDKSSATIRLSKQASVGLLYELVCSARGVSKEKARIWDYFEKKKSVLLDPSSERTLEESCLQVDHDILLEVDENASSKYDMSSAGNELALVPVGPTRSDATNTTPGANGHSSSGFGEREKRGLRGLHNLGNTCFMNSTLQCLAHTPPFVDYFLKDYSDDINEDNPLGMRGELATAVGELLRKLWSSGKNAVAPRFFKTKLDRFAPQFSGYNQHDCQEVLSFLLDGLHEDLNKVKQKTYTESKDSDGRPDDEVAEEMWKYHKARNDSVIVDVCQGQYKSTLVCPDCGKFSITFDPFMYLTLPLPTSLTRSMTVSVFYGDGNRFRTPYTVTVPKDGSLGDLSNAIGAACGLKDDESLLLADVYAHKVYKYLETPLLSLSEIRDNDRIVAYRFNQMHRGPGKAKLEILHSEQKQDAEISGKLFGIPLVTYVNSERHSGSDIDAIISGLLSPLHRTHSSSGSLEDTTVGEKEFSFSVFWLDRYSSSLKPLESDFVPNPLSATRLVVKWDEKEHEKYDSSSYLNDLPEVYKATSSVAEKVSLFSCLEAFLAEEPLGPDDMWCCPACKEHRQANKKLNLWKLPEILVFHLKRFAYTRFLKSKIDTFVDFPIHDLDLSKYVKNKEGESYLYELYAISNHYGGMGGGHYTAYAKLMDENKWYEFDDSRVSPIDEPKIKSPAAYVLFYRRVRSESEASSMDED, from the exons ATGGAAACGCATGTTCCGTGCACTCTCGAGGAAGAAAGACGTATTGTGACGGAGCTGATTAGCGAAGCCGGAGATAATCTGAAAGAGGGCAACTTGTATTTCGTCATCTCTAACAG GTGGTATACAAGCTGGCAGAGATCTAGTAGAGAGCCTACTAGGCCCGGTCCGATTGACAATCATGATATTATCGATACCCAAAGTGACGCTAGTGATCCGCAGCTTTGTAGGAGGCTTGAGGAAGGCGTCGACTACGTTCTTGTTCCTCAACAAGTTTGGAAAAAACTCGTGGAATG GTATAAAGGAGGTCCTACTATACAGCGAAAGTTAATCTGTCAAAGGTTTCAGAGCTACAGTGTGGAGGTTTATCCACTCTGCCTTAAGCTGACAGACAGTAGAGACAAGAGCAGTGCAACCATAAGGTTGAGCAAACAG GCTTCTGTAGGTCTACTATATGAGTTGGTTTGTTCTGCAAGAGGTGTCTCAAAAGAAAAG GCTCGCATCTGGGATTACttcgagaagaagaaaagcgTACTCTTGGATCCTTCATCTGAAAGAACCTTGGAGGAATCGTGCCTTCAAGTAGACCATGAT ATTCTTCTTGAAGTTGATGAGAATGCGTCTTCTAAGTATGACATGAGCTCGGCGGGCAATGAGTTAGCTCTTGTACCTGTAGGGCCTACGAGATCAGATGCTACCAATACTACGCCTGGTGCTAATGGTCACTCCTCGAGTGGTTTTGGggaaagagaaaagagaggcTTAAGAGGATTGCATAATTTGGGAAACACGTGTTTTATGAATAGCACTCTTCAGTGTTTAGCTCATACGCCTCCTTTCGTTGACTATTTCTTGAAAGATTACAGCGATGACATAAATGAAGATAATCCTTTGGGAATGCGA GGTGAGCTTGCGACTGCGGTTGGTGAGCTTCTGAGGAAGCTGTGGTCTTCTGGAAAAAATGCAGTTGCGCCACGCTTTTTTAAGACAAAACTTGATAGATTTGCACCTCAATTTAGTGGTTATAATCAGCATGATTGTCAA GAAGTCCTTTCTTTCCTATTGGATGGGCTTCATGAAGACTTGAACAAGGTTAAACAAAAAACTTACACTGAATCTAAAGATTCAGATGGTCGTCCAGATGATGAAGTAGCCGAAGAAATGTGGAAATATCACAAGGCTCGTAATGACTCCGTGATTGTTGATGTCTGCCAA GGACAATACAAGTCAACACTTGTCTGCCCAGATTGTGGAAAATTCTCAATCACCTTTGATCCCTTCATGTACTTAACTTTGCCGTTGCCAACAAGTCTCACTCGGTCAATGACTGTTTCAGTGTTTTACGGCGACGGTAACCGTTTTCGGACGCCATACACAGTAACAGTTCCTAAAGATGGTTCATTGGGAGATCTAAGTAATGCAATAGGCGCCGCTTGCGGCTTGAAAGACGATGAAAGCCTTTTACTCGCAGAT GTGTATGCTCACAAGGTCTATAAATATCTTGAGACTCCACTGCTGTCTCTGAGTGAGATAAGAGACAACGACCGTATTGTCGCATATAGGTTCAACCAGATGCACAGAGGACCAGGAAAAGCCAAACTAGAGATTCTTCACTCGGAGCAGAAACA AGACGCAGAGATTTCTGGAAAGTTATTTGGAATTCCCCTTGTTACTTATGTCAACTCAGAACGACATAGTGGAAGTGACATTGATGCAATTATTTCTGGATTGCTATCACCGCTACACCGGACTCATTCATCATCTGGAAGCTTAGAGGATACTACAGTTGGTGAAAAAGAGTTTTCTTTCAGCGTCTTCTGGTTAGATCGTTATTCTTCCAGTCTCAAGCCACTTGAGTCCGATTTTGTTCCGAATCCTCTTAGTGCTACAAGGCTCGTAGTCAAGTGGGACGAGAAAGAGCATGAAAAATATGATTCAAGCAGCTACTTGAATGATCTACCTGAGGTTTATAAAGCAACTTCCTCGGTGGCGGAAAAggtttctttgttttcatgCTTGGAAGCCTTTCTAGCAGAAGAGCCTCTCGGACCAGATGATATGTGGTGTTGTCCTGCTTGCAAAGAACACAGGCAAGCGAACAAGAAGCTGAACTTGTGGAAGTTGCCAGAGATTCTTGTGTTCCACCTAAAACGGTTCGCCTATACCAGATTTTTAAAGAGTAAGATTGATACGTTCGTGGATTTTCCGATTCATGACTTAGATTTAAGCAAGTACGTGAAGAATAAAGAGGGTGAGTCGTATCTTTACGAACTGTATGCGATTAGCAATCATTACGGTGGTATGGGAGGTGGTCACTACACTGCTTATGCTAAG TTGATGGACGAGAACAAGTGGTACGAGTTTGATGACAGCCGTGTTTCACCTATAGATGAGCCTAAGATCAAGAGTCCGGCCGCATATGTTTTGTTCTATCGAAGAGTGAGAAGTGAGTCAGAGGCATCGAGTATGGATGAGGATTAG